A genomic window from Vagococcus sp. CY52-2 includes:
- the rpsO gene encoding 30S ribosomal protein S15, translated as MAISKERKNEIIKEYARHEGDTGSPEVQIAVLTAEINALNEHAHVHKKDHHSYRGLMKKVGHRRNLLAYLRKNDVQRYRELIKRLGLRR; from the coding sequence ATGGCAATTTCAAAAGAACGCAAGAACGAAATCATTAAAGAATACGCACGTCACGAAGGAGATACTGGTTCTCCAGAAGTACAAATCGCTGTTTTAACTGCAGAAATTAATGCATTAAACGAGCATGCACACGTGCATAAAAAAGACCACCATTCATACCGTGGATTAATGAAAAAAGTTGGTCACCGTCGTAACTTATTAGCTTACTTACGTAAAAATGATGTTCAACGTTACCGTGAATTAATCAAACGTTTAGGCTTACGTCGTTAA
- the gndA gene encoding NADP-dependent phosphogluconate dehydrogenase, with protein sequence MSKQQFGMVGLGVMGKNLALNSEGKGYSVSVYSHFYHETDEFLKNHPEKNIKGFETIDSFIESIETPRKIMLMVTAGKITDTIIEQLVPYLDKDDVLIDGGNTHYTDTLRRSNYLKEFGIKFVGSGVSGGEEGALNGPSLMPGGQREAYDLIKPLFEDIAAKARDGKPCVSYIGPDGAGHFVKMVHNGIEYGDMQLIAESYDILSKGLGLNIEEISQIFNSWNDGELNSYLMTITSELLMKKDDLDTQDYIVTHILDKAGNKGTGKWTSQNALDLGVPLPLVTEAVFARFMSALKEERCEASRILPGPDADIDIDKNIDKNVMIEKVRRALYFSKIMSYAQGFSQMMMASNEYNWSLNYGEIAQIFREGCIIRAQFLQKITDAYEKNPTLKNLMLDDYFLSIVSEYQRDIREVVSLAVKLGVPVPSLSSAISYYDSYRSKDLPANIIQAQRDYFGAHTYERKDRDGIFHYDWYKKDK encoded by the coding sequence ATGAGTAAGCAGCAGTTTGGTATGGTCGGATTAGGTGTTATGGGAAAAAATTTGGCTTTAAATAGTGAAGGGAAAGGATATAGCGTGTCCGTTTACAGTCATTTTTATCATGAAACAGATGAGTTTTTAAAAAATCATCCAGAAAAAAACATTAAAGGATTTGAAACAATTGACTCTTTTATTGAATCAATTGAAACACCTCGAAAAATAATGCTGATGGTAACTGCTGGAAAGATAACAGATACTATCATTGAGCAGTTAGTACCTTATTTAGATAAAGATGATGTACTGATTGATGGAGGAAATACTCATTATACTGATACACTCAGACGAAGTAATTACTTGAAAGAGTTTGGAATTAAGTTTGTAGGTTCAGGTGTGTCTGGTGGAGAAGAGGGGGCACTAAACGGACCATCACTCATGCCAGGTGGTCAACGTGAAGCATATGATTTAATTAAACCTTTGTTTGAAGATATCGCAGCTAAAGCTCGTGATGGAAAACCTTGTGTGTCTTATATTGGACCAGACGGGGCTGGACATTTTGTTAAAATGGTTCATAACGGTATTGAGTATGGTGATATGCAGCTGATTGCTGAAAGTTATGATATTTTATCTAAAGGATTGGGTCTTAATATAGAAGAAATTTCTCAAATTTTTAATTCTTGGAATGATGGCGAACTAAACAGCTACTTAATGACGATTACATCTGAACTATTAATGAAGAAAGATGATTTAGACACGCAAGATTACATCGTCACACACATACTAGATAAAGCAGGCAATAAAGGAACTGGGAAATGGACCAGTCAGAATGCACTTGATTTAGGTGTTCCATTACCTCTTGTAACAGAAGCAGTTTTTGCTAGATTTATGTCAGCTTTAAAAGAAGAGCGATGCGAGGCAAGTCGTATTTTACCAGGACCAGATGCTGATATAGACATAGATAAAAACATAGATAAAAACGTCATGATAGAAAAAGTCAGAAGAGCCTTATATTTTAGTAAGATTATGAGTTACGCACAAGGATTCTCACAAATGATGATGGCAAGTAATGAATACAATTGGTCATTAAACTATGGAGAAATCGCTCAAATATTTCGTGAGGGCTGTATTATACGTGCACAATTTTTACAAAAAATCACAGATGCTTATGAAAAGAATCCAACACTAAAAAATCTAATGTTAGATGACTACTTTTTAAGTATTGTATCAGAATACCAACGTGATATAAGAGAAGTTGTTTCTTTAGCTGTTAAACTAGGTGTACCAGTACCAAGCTTGTCTTCGGCGATTTCTTATTATGATTCATACCGCTCAAAAGACTTACCAGCCAACATTATTCAAGCACAAAGAGATTATTTTGGTGCACATACTTACGAGCGAAAAGATAGAGACGGAATATTTCATTATGATTGGTACAAAAAAGATAAATAA